The Peribacillus simplex genome contains the following window.
ATGTTACGGATGAAAGAAACAAAAAAACCAGTGAACGAAAAGAAAATCATCTTACCGCCGCTGTTTATGAGTTCGGGTGCTTTGATGTTTATTTTTCCAATGTTCCGGGTCACTCGATACGAATTATTGGAGGCTCTTGTTGCAGGGATGTTGTTTTCCATCCTATTGATTAAAACATCCAAATTCGAAGTTAGAGATGAAAAAATTTATATCCTGCGCTCTAAAGCGTTTATATTCATATTGATTGGTCTCATGGTGATACGGCTAGTGGCGAAACTGATGCTGGGAAGCACGATTGAAGTCGGCGTCTTGAGTGGTATGTTTTTCTTACTTGCATTTGCTATGATCGTTCCATGGAGAATTGCCATGCTATACCAATACAAAAAAGTCAAAGCTGCCAGTTTAAGTGGAAGTAATATGGTGT
Protein-coding sequences here:
- a CDS encoding CcdC family protein, which codes for MIYLSTGIAIVMAMGVFMLRMKETKKPVNEKKIILPPLFMSSGALMFIFPMFRVTRYELLEALVAGMLFSILLIKTSKFEVRDEKIYILRSKAFIFILIGLMVIRLVAKLMLGSTIEVGVLSGMFFLLAFAMIVPWRIAMLYQYKKVKAASLSGSNMV